The Acidimicrobiia bacterium genome includes a region encoding these proteins:
- a CDS encoding ketoacyl-ACP synthase III, with amino-acid sequence MSPKAVITGWGKCVPPVELTNQDLEKVMDTNDQWIFERTGIKSRRISHVEGTDLAELAARRALACAGLQPEELDLIVVASTTPELLCPSVAAMIQDRLGAVNAGTFDLNAACSGFVYATANITGMIESGFVKKVLVIGAEKLHIAMDYRDRSTAILFGDGAGAAVYEATEGDAGVLAVDLGADGSMGYTMVFPSLGTRGEPYEARPIEDVRLYFEGQPIFKMAVKGMAASTEKTLERAGLTVDDVDLVIPHQANARIIDAATRRMGIPPEKVFTNIENLGNTAAASIPMAISDAAAAGRLHPGDIVAFPAFGGGITWGTLIMRWGQRTEPVGTHQGELPPTDATVFDLLENNLRFFAPLHGRDSADPII; translated from the coding sequence GTGTCGCCAAAAGCAGTCATAACCGGATGGGGCAAATGTGTTCCCCCCGTAGAGCTCACCAATCAGGACCTCGAAAAGGTCATGGACACCAATGACCAATGGATCTTTGAACGCACCGGTATCAAAAGCCGCCGCATCTCACACGTCGAAGGCACCGACCTTGCTGAGTTAGCGGCTCGGCGAGCGCTGGCTTGCGCCGGACTGCAGCCCGAAGAACTCGACCTCATTGTGGTGGCCTCTACCACCCCGGAGCTTTTATGCCCCAGCGTGGCCGCCATGATCCAAGATCGCCTGGGCGCCGTCAACGCCGGCACTTTCGACCTCAACGCTGCTTGCAGCGGGTTTGTTTACGCCACGGCCAACATCACCGGGATGATCGAATCTGGTTTCGTTAAAAAAGTTTTGGTCATCGGAGCCGAAAAACTTCACATCGCCATGGACTATCGCGACCGCTCCACGGCCATCTTGTTTGGCGATGGCGCCGGTGCCGCCGTCTACGAAGCAACCGAAGGCGACGCCGGAGTGTTAGCGGTGGACCTCGGGGCTGACGGAAGCATGGGTTACACTATGGTGTTTCCTTCGTTAGGTACACGCGGTGAACCTTATGAGGCCCGCCCCATTGAGGACGTCCGCCTCTATTTCGAAGGCCAACCCATTTTCAAGATGGCCGTAAAAGGCATGGCTGCTTCAACAGAAAAAACCCTAGAACGTGCCGGCCTTACCGTAGATGATGTGGACTTGGTAATTCCTCATCAAGCCAACGCACGGATCATTGACGCCGCCACTCGCCGTATGGGGATCCCCCCTGAAAAAGTATTTACCAACATAGAGAACTTAGGGAACACCGCCGCGGCTTCTATCCCCATGGCTATTTCAGATGCCGCAGCGGCCGGGCGCCTCCACCCCGGCGACATTGTGGCTTTCCCTGCTTTTGGTGGAGGCATTACTTGGGGCACGCTGATCATGCGCTGGGGACAACGCACCGAACCGGTGGGCACCCACCAAGGCGAACTTCCACCCACCGACGCCACGGTGTTTGACCTTTTAGAAAACAATTTGCGCTTTTTTGCTCCCCTGCACGGTCGAGACTCGGCCGACCCGATTATCTAA
- a CDS encoding MBL fold metallo-hydrolase has protein sequence MGLHIDHVVTSGIFSLDGQDFDVDNNIWLIGNDEEVVVIDAAHDHRPIVEAIGGRRTLGVLCTHGHNDHINAAVELAEATSAPIWLHPDDAMLWDVVHPDRRIDDPLQQGLKISLGDDELEILHTPGHSPGGCCIHVPTLQTLFSGDTLFNGGPGATGRSFSSLDLLVESIQTKLFVLHPQTTVHTGHGDSTSIGVERVNLQG, from the coding sequence ATGGGCCTCCACATAGACCACGTCGTAACCAGTGGCATTTTTTCACTAGACGGCCAAGACTTTGACGTAGATAACAACATTTGGCTCATCGGCAACGATGAAGAGGTCGTAGTCATTGACGCTGCGCACGACCATCGGCCCATAGTTGAAGCCATCGGCGGGCGACGCACCCTCGGAGTGCTCTGCACCCACGGCCACAACGACCACATAAACGCCGCCGTGGAGTTAGCCGAAGCCACCAGCGCCCCCATTTGGCTTCACCCTGACGACGCCATGTTATGGGACGTCGTCCACCCCGACCGCCGCATTGATGACCCGTTGCAACAAGGTCTAAAAATTTCTCTCGGCGACGACGAACTAGAAATACTTCATACTCCCGGACATTCCCCCGGTGGTTGCTGCATTCACGTACCAACTTTGCAAACCCTTTTCTCGGGCGACACTTTATTTAATGGTGGTCCTGGTGCTACCGGACGATCGTTTTCTAGTTTGGATCTGCTCGTCGAAAGCATCCAAACGAAACTCTTTGTACTGCACCCCCAAACGACCGTTCATACCGGGCACGGTGACTCCACCAGCATCGGAGTTGAAAGAGTAAACCTGCAGGGTTAA
- a CDS encoding NAD(P)-dependent oxidoreductase codes for MQVGFIGLGNVGAKLAGSLVRNGFDVVVRDLNLAAAQPLLQAGALWADSPREVAQQCQVVITCLPSPAICAEVMEGAEGVLSGLGQGKLWLEMSTTDQTEVQRLGALVEDLGASALDCPVSGGCHRAATGNIAILAGGERAAFEQALPVLVAMGRQVLHTGVLGSASVLKVMTNFLATANLVSLSEALATSAAAGLNLNVAYEAIRISSGNSFVHETESQVILNGSRDINFTMGLVAKDIGLFDQIAQKYEVPLELSPLLVQIFEDGRKRYGDDEWSPNIVRRLEEAAGVEVRAPGFPAQMIDDQPEAPGVEIRLPDHF; via the coding sequence ATGCAAGTGGGATTTATTGGTTTAGGAAATGTGGGAGCCAAACTTGCAGGGAGTCTGGTCCGCAATGGGTTTGACGTTGTGGTGCGAGACCTAAACCTTGCCGCGGCACAGCCGCTTTTGCAGGCTGGCGCCCTTTGGGCGGACTCTCCCAGAGAGGTAGCACAGCAATGTCAGGTGGTTATTACTTGTCTGCCTTCCCCGGCCATTTGTGCCGAGGTTATGGAAGGCGCCGAGGGGGTTTTGTCTGGCCTGGGCCAAGGGAAACTCTGGCTTGAGATGTCCACGACCGACCAAACCGAAGTGCAGCGCCTGGGAGCGTTGGTCGAAGATTTAGGGGCGTCAGCTTTGGATTGCCCAGTCTCGGGGGGCTGCCACCGGGCCGCTACCGGAAACATCGCTATTTTGGCGGGAGGAGAACGTGCGGCTTTCGAACAGGCTCTGCCGGTATTGGTGGCCATGGGTCGACAGGTTCTGCATACCGGAGTATTGGGAAGTGCCTCTGTGTTGAAGGTTATGACCAACTTTTTGGCGACCGCTAATTTGGTGAGCCTTAGCGAAGCATTGGCTACTTCTGCGGCCGCCGGGCTAAACCTCAATGTGGCCTATGAGGCGATTCGGATTTCTTCGGGTAATTCTTTTGTCCACGAAACAGAAAGTCAGGTCATTTTGAATGGAAGTCGTGACATTAATTTTACTATGGGGTTAGTGGCTAAAGACATTGGGCTTTTTGATCAGATAGCGCAAAAATATGAGGTGCCGCTAGAACTCTCTCCACTTTTGGTACAGATTTTTGAAGATGGGCGAAAGCGTTACGGGGACGATGAATGGTCGCCAAATATTGTGCGTCGTTTAGAAGAAGCCGCGGGGGTCGAAGTGAGAGCACCGGGGTTCCCAGCACAGATGATTGACGACCAGCCTGAAGCGCCGGGCGTTGAAATTCGCTTACCGGATCACTTTTAG
- a CDS encoding SDR family oxidoreductase: MAKILITGSNSGFGFLSALTLARRGHQVVASMRNVARGGELQRIAEEEGLAVEVVELDVNDLASVERCLADPGSIDVLINNAGFEVEAAIEQLDDALMQQQFETNVMGPLRTMRAVLPIWKERRSGVVINVSSIAGRVGSPYTGAYSASKFALEALSESLNFEVSQLGIRVHLIEPGRFATDFKNNKVRPDCWEGSAQQQRSLAFRAASSSLGGSGEPPDPQLVADAIAQAAIDPSMPFRTLVGDDAKMIDELKSSMSFEEFEATIRTALNWHD; encoded by the coding sequence ATGGCAAAAATTCTTATTACAGGTAGCAACAGCGGTTTTGGGTTTCTGTCCGCTCTCACCTTGGCTCGGCGAGGTCACCAGGTGGTGGCCTCTATGAGGAACGTGGCGAGAGGCGGCGAGTTGCAGCGCATCGCTGAGGAAGAAGGGTTGGCGGTTGAGGTTGTGGAACTTGATGTCAACGACTTGGCTTCGGTGGAGCGTTGTTTAGCCGACCCCGGGAGCATTGATGTGTTGATAAACAACGCTGGTTTTGAAGTTGAAGCAGCGATTGAGCAACTTGATGATGCGTTGATGCAACAGCAGTTTGAAACGAATGTGATGGGCCCGTTGCGCACTATGCGGGCTGTGCTGCCGATTTGGAAAGAGCGGCGGAGCGGCGTGGTGATAAACGTAAGTAGCATCGCCGGCCGGGTGGGCTCGCCTTATACCGGTGCCTATTCGGCGTCGAAGTTTGCTTTAGAGGCGCTCAGTGAGTCGCTTAATTTTGAGGTTAGTCAACTGGGTATTCGAGTGCATTTAATTGAACCGGGGCGTTTTGCTACCGATTTTAAAAACAACAAGGTGCGTCCGGATTGTTGGGAAGGTTCAGCACAGCAGCAGCGTTCGCTGGCCTTTCGAGCGGCTTCAAGCAGTTTGGGTGGTTCGGGAGAACCGCCGGACCCACAATTGGTGGCTGATGCTATTGCCCAGGCGGCCATTGATCCGTCTATGCCGTTTCGTACTTTGGTAGGAGACGACGCAAAAATGATTGATGAGTTGAAGTCATCAATGAGTTTCGAAGAGTTTGAGGCCACCATTCGCACTGCCTTGAATTGGCACGACTAA
- a CDS encoding S-(hydroxymethyl)mycothiol dehydrogenase has product MPHSVKAVVALAKGQPVSIETIEVPDPGPGEVLIDVKACGVCHTDLHYREGAINDEFPFLLGHEAAGFVEEIGEGVTNVAPGDFVILNWRAVCGQCRSCERGRPWLCFNTANATQKMTLNGQELSPALGIGAFAEKTLVAAGQATKVNPAARPEVAGLIGCGIMAGLGAAMNTGQVGRGDSVAVFGCGGVGDAAIAGAHLAGAHTIIAVDLDDRKLELAKEFGATHTINSSNQDPVEAIRALTGGNGVDVAIEAVGLPVTYEQAFYARDLAGTVVLVGVPNPEMKIELPLIEVFGRGGTLKSSWYGDCLPSRDFPMLVDLYLQGRLDLDRFVSETIALEDVEEAFHAMERGEVLRSVVVMDK; this is encoded by the coding sequence ATGCCGCATTCCGTTAAAGCCGTTGTTGCCCTCGCTAAAGGACAACCGGTCAGCATCGAAACCATCGAAGTCCCCGACCCCGGGCCAGGCGAAGTACTCATTGATGTCAAAGCCTGCGGGGTGTGCCACACCGACCTGCACTACCGAGAAGGCGCCATCAACGACGAGTTCCCTTTTCTGTTGGGCCACGAAGCGGCGGGGTTCGTCGAAGAAATCGGTGAGGGCGTCACCAACGTGGCCCCCGGAGATTTTGTTATTTTAAACTGGCGCGCCGTTTGCGGGCAATGCCGCTCCTGTGAACGCGGACGCCCCTGGCTTTGCTTCAATACAGCCAACGCCACCCAAAAAATGACCCTCAATGGTCAAGAACTCTCCCCCGCCTTAGGCATCGGTGCTTTCGCCGAAAAAACGTTAGTGGCCGCTGGTCAAGCCACCAAAGTAAACCCAGCGGCCCGCCCAGAAGTGGCCGGCCTCATCGGCTGCGGCATCATGGCTGGGCTGGGCGCTGCCATGAATACCGGCCAAGTCGGGCGCGGCGACTCGGTAGCGGTCTTTGGTTGCGGCGGAGTAGGCGATGCGGCCATCGCCGGCGCCCACCTAGCGGGCGCCCACACCATCATCGCCGTAGATCTTGACGACCGAAAACTTGAACTCGCTAAAGAATTTGGCGCCACTCACACCATTAACTCCAGCAACCAAGACCCCGTCGAAGCCATTCGGGCCCTAACCGGCGGCAACGGCGTAGACGTAGCTATCGAAGCAGTGGGGCTTCCCGTGACCTACGAACAAGCCTTCTATGCCCGCGACCTGGCCGGCACGGTCGTTTTGGTAGGTGTCCCCAACCCCGAAATGAAAATCGAACTCCCCCTCATTGAAGTCTTTGGCCGGGGCGGCACCTTAAAATCTTCTTGGTACGGCGACTGCTTACCCAGTAGAGATTTTCCCATGCTGGTTGACCTTTACCTCCAAGGTCGCCTTGATCTTGACCGTTTTGTCTCGGAAACCATTGCCTTAGAAGACGTCGAAGAAGCCTTCCACGCTATGGAACGAGGCGAAGTACTGCGTTCTGTTGTGGTCATGGACAAATAG